A genomic stretch from Gemmatimonadota bacterium includes:
- a CDS encoding phytanoyl-CoA dioxygenase family protein — translation MALTEAQLEAFHDRGLVVVEDVLTDADLDPVIDTMTEFVDRRARDLLAEGKITDLYEDEPFLTRYARLFAQSAEIGSGLDIYDLRAKPVFDFLRNDNLLDAVESFVGPDITCSPIQHLRAKPPSRLDGSPSYNVPWHQDSGVSWAESDRTLALTCWLPLVDATVERGCLEVIPDVIHTGHLDHVSDAGTSIQPDLMPETDAEPAEVRKGGVVFLSQYTPHRSTPNLTEWDVRWSLDLRYVAYGAPTGRPFFPDFCVRSRAHPERVLTDHQAWADSWVAALEEQSRDPKQAHRVAQEP, via the coding sequence ATGGCCCTGACCGAAGCGCAATTGGAAGCGTTCCACGACCGCGGCCTGGTGGTCGTCGAGGACGTGCTGACCGACGCCGACCTGGATCCCGTGATCGACACCATGACGGAGTTTGTCGACCGGCGTGCGCGGGATCTGCTCGCCGAGGGCAAGATCACCGACCTTTACGAGGATGAACCCTTCCTGACGCGCTACGCTCGTTTGTTCGCCCAGAGCGCCGAGATCGGAAGCGGTCTGGACATCTACGATCTGCGGGCGAAGCCAGTTTTCGATTTCCTCAGAAACGACAACCTGCTCGACGCCGTGGAGTCCTTCGTCGGACCCGACATCACCTGCTCGCCCATCCAGCACCTGCGGGCCAAGCCGCCGTCTCGGCTGGACGGCAGCCCGTCGTACAACGTGCCCTGGCACCAGGATTCCGGGGTGAGCTGGGCGGAGTCGGACCGGACCCTCGCGCTCACCTGCTGGCTGCCCCTGGTGGACGCCACGGTGGAGCGGGGATGCCTGGAGGTGATCCCGGACGTGATCCACACCGGCCATCTCGACCACGTGTCGGACGCGGGCACGAGCATACAACCGGACCTCATGCCCGAGACCGATGCGGAACCGGCCGAAGTGCGCAAGGGCGGGGTCGTCTTCCTGAGCCAGTATACGCCCCACCGGTCCACGCCGAACCTGACCGAATGGGACGTGCGGTGGAGCCTGGACCTGCGGTACGTGGCCTACGGCGCGCCGACCGGGCGCCCCTTCTTCCCCGATTTCTGCGTGCGGAGCCGCGCCCATCCGGAGCGGGTGCTGACCGATCACCAGGCATGGGCCGACAGCTGGGTCGCTGCCCTGGAAGAGCAGAGCCGTGATCCCAAGCAGGCGCACAGGGTTGCGCAGGAACCCTGA
- a CDS encoding AMP-binding protein — translation MCTQQDQAWRKFVDRLRREPMPFEDHLAAFKRIFEGRRPEDGPPVAWAPDDATVRRSNLQSGMAAVGIGRYDDFHAWSVRDPAAFWTHTLKRLGIVFTRPPDDILDLTGGVRDPRWLPGAELNIVDSCFTTDPDRPAAITPGPDGRSLCTTTYGELERLVNRAAKGLRERDLAPGQAIALYMPLNLECVTAYLAIIRAGSRVVSIADSFPAAEVRRRMAIAGARCIVTMDRYVRAGKTIPLYDTVVEAGASTVIVVPSAGDASMDDVPSPGADPAASASNAPRLRPGDIVWPDLLSGDDAFESVTGDPYRTTNILFSSGTTGEPKAIAWNHLTPVKSAMDGYYHQDIHGDDVTAWPTNIGWMMGPWLIYATLVNGACMALYPGATNPPDYPRFIGRAGVTMLGVIPSLVRGWRHSGATDGADWPFIRVFSSTGEPASRNDYLWLMSRAGYRAPVIEYLGGTEIGGGHLACTVLQPCSPAAFTTANLGVDFVILDETGAEVREGETGELFLVPPALGMSQRLLNGDHDEVYYEGCPAGPEGKVLRRHGDNIQRLHRGCYRAQGRADDGMNLGGIKVGPLELERVVDGHPAVYESAAVAVQPEGEGAERLVVHIVLEGGYGAADPDSLKTELQALVSSRLNPLFKIYRVVMVDELPHTASGKLVRRTLRDRMRPGS, via the coding sequence ATGTGCACGCAACAAGACCAGGCCTGGCGGAAGTTCGTCGACCGTTTGCGGCGCGAGCCCATGCCCTTCGAGGATCACCTGGCGGCCTTCAAGCGCATATTCGAAGGACGACGCCCGGAGGACGGACCGCCCGTGGCCTGGGCGCCCGACGATGCGACCGTCCGCCGGTCGAACCTTCAGTCCGGCATGGCGGCCGTGGGTATTGGCCGCTACGACGATTTCCATGCCTGGTCAGTCCGCGACCCCGCCGCCTTCTGGACCCACACCCTCAAGAGGCTCGGCATCGTTTTCACGAGACCGCCGGACGACATCCTCGACCTGACCGGGGGCGTCCGCGATCCCCGGTGGCTGCCGGGCGCGGAACTCAACATCGTCGACAGCTGCTTCACCACCGATCCCGATCGTCCCGCGGCCATCACGCCAGGTCCGGACGGCCGGTCGCTCTGCACGACGACCTACGGCGAACTCGAACGCCTCGTCAACCGCGCCGCCAAGGGCCTGCGCGAGCGGGACCTGGCGCCCGGCCAGGCCATCGCGCTCTACATGCCCCTGAACCTGGAATGCGTGACCGCCTACCTGGCCATCATCCGCGCGGGTTCACGGGTCGTCTCCATCGCCGACAGCTTCCCGGCGGCGGAGGTGCGCCGCCGCATGGCCATTGCCGGCGCCCGCTGCATCGTCACCATGGACCGCTACGTCCGCGCGGGCAAAACCATACCGCTCTACGACACGGTGGTCGAGGCGGGTGCGTCCACGGTCATCGTCGTGCCGTCGGCCGGCGACGCGTCCATGGACGATGTCCCGTCGCCGGGCGCCGACCCTGCCGCGTCCGCATCAAACGCGCCCCGGCTCCGCCCCGGCGACATCGTCTGGCCCGATCTCCTGTCCGGCGACGACGCCTTCGAATCCGTGACCGGCGACCCGTACCGTACGACCAACATCCTGTTCTCGTCGGGGACCACCGGCGAGCCGAAGGCCATCGCCTGGAACCACCTGACGCCCGTCAAGAGCGCCATGGACGGATACTATCACCAGGATATTCACGGTGACGACGTGACGGCCTGGCCGACCAACATCGGATGGATGATGGGGCCGTGGCTCATCTACGCCACCCTGGTCAACGGCGCGTGCATGGCCCTGTACCCCGGTGCGACGAATCCCCCGGATTACCCGCGTTTCATCGGCCGCGCCGGGGTCACCATGCTGGGCGTCATCCCCTCCCTGGTACGGGGCTGGAGGCACAGCGGCGCGACCGACGGTGCCGACTGGCCGTTCATCCGCGTCTTCAGCTCCACGGGCGAACCCGCCAGTCGAAACGACTACCTGTGGCTCATGAGCCGCGCCGGGTACCGGGCGCCCGTGATCGAATACCTCGGCGGCACGGAAATCGGCGGCGGCCACCTGGCCTGCACGGTCCTTCAGCCCTGCTCGCCCGCGGCATTCACCACGGCGAACCTCGGCGTGGATTTCGTCATCCTGGACGAGACCGGCGCGGAAGTCCGGGAGGGGGAAACCGGCGAACTCTTCCTCGTGCCGCCCGCCCTGGGCATGTCGCAACGGCTGCTCAACGGGGACCACGACGAAGTATATTACGAGGGCTGTCCGGCCGGACCGGAAGGCAAGGTCCTGCGCCGGCACGGGGACAACATCCAGCGGCTTCACCGCGGCTGTTACCGCGCCCAGGGACGGGCGGACGACGGGATGAACCTGGGCGGTATCAAGGTCGGCCCCCTGGAACTGGAACGGGTCGTGGACGGACACCCCGCCGTCTACGAGAGCGCGGCCGTGGCGGTGCAGCCCGAGGGAGAAGGAGCGGAAAGGCTGGTCGTCCACATCGTCCTTGAAGGAGGAT
- a CDS encoding NAD(P)-dependent oxidoreductase, which translates to MEILITGAASRLGRAVAEALKGHRLCLVDESPVELPAGTGGETRGQSPGDTVEGSLLDQDFVWRAVRGMDAIVHTGEPPRDLPESEVEREKHLLELATRGTHQLFKAGVEAGVKRFVYGGTLDLFRPYPDDVYIGELWKPLPEPDMPAMSRYLGEHTAREFARDYMVTVTGLRLGTLVSEEEVAGQAPDLLWLDYRDAAQAFRLALERDASDQVWWTSRYALYHICADLENPKYLINQARDLGYAPVHNFAANWRD; encoded by the coding sequence ATGGAAATCCTGATTACCGGCGCCGCCAGCCGGCTGGGCCGGGCCGTCGCCGAAGCCCTGAAGGGCCACCGGCTCTGTCTCGTGGACGAATCGCCCGTCGAATTGCCGGCGGGGACCGGGGGCGAAACGCGCGGCCAATCGCCCGGAGACACCGTCGAGGGCAGCCTGCTCGACCAGGACTTCGTCTGGCGGGCGGTCCGGGGCATGGACGCCATCGTCCATACGGGCGAGCCGCCCCGGGACCTGCCCGAATCCGAGGTGGAGCGCGAGAAGCATCTCCTGGAGCTGGCCACGCGGGGCACGCACCAGCTCTTCAAGGCCGGCGTCGAGGCCGGCGTCAAGCGTTTCGTCTACGGCGGGACGCTCGACCTCTTCCGGCCTTATCCGGACGACGTGTATATCGGCGAGTTGTGGAAGCCGCTGCCCGAGCCCGATATGCCCGCCATGTCCCGCTACCTGGGCGAGCACACCGCCCGGGAGTTCGCCCGGGACTACATGGTGACGGTGACGGGCCTTCGGCTGGGGACCCTGGTCAGCGAAGAGGAGGTGGCCGGCCAGGCGCCCGACCTGCTGTGGCTGGACTACCGGGACGCGGCCCAGGCCTTCCGGCTGGCCCTGGAGCGGGACGCGTCGGACCAGGTCTGGTGGACGAGCCGGTACGCCCTGTATCACATCTGCGCCGACCTGGAAAACCCGAAGTACCTCATCAACCAGGCCCGCGATCTCGGCTACGCGCCGGTCCACAACTTCGCCGCGAACTGGCGGGACTAA
- a CDS encoding L-rhamnose mutarotase, which produces MATPQRYGMVLKVRPERIEEYKEYHAEVWPGVAKMITECNITNYSIYLKDDYLFSYFEYVGDDFEADMARMAADQVTQEWWDVMMPMQDPLPTRKEGEWWAEMEEVFHQD; this is translated from the coding sequence ATGGCAACGCCCCAACGCTACGGCATGGTCCTCAAGGTCAGGCCGGAACGGATAGAGGAATACAAGGAATATCACGCCGAGGTCTGGCCCGGCGTGGCGAAGATGATCACCGAATGCAACATCACGAATTACTCCATCTATCTGAAAGACGATTACCTCTTCTCCTATTTCGAGTACGTGGGCGACGACTTCGAGGCGGACATGGCCAGGATGGCCGCCGACCAGGTCACCCAGGAGTGGTGGGACGTCATGATGCCGATGCAGGATCCGCTGCCGACCCGGAAAGAAGGCGAATGGTGGGCGGAGATGGAGGAAGTGTTCCATCAGGACTAG
- a CDS encoding NAD(P)-dependent oxidoreductase: protein MKKVLLLGASGLIAPHIIPALEKDYDLRLADIKDHPDGKPVLTVDVREYGQVREAMEGVDAVMNFTVLRHDDTLSFQVNTIGAWNVMKAAADAGIRKVIHTGPAQTLLAYVHDTAVPVDAPDAPSSDYYFITKHMSNEIVRSFARHHEIHTVCYLFQGLAPRPTEHTGKNSTRGFLIIHDDLAVACRQGLELPAVPGFYQAFNLHSHYGPGQYSLEKAERILGYAPQEEWWKWQRRPVG, encoded by the coding sequence ATGAAGAAGGTCCTGCTGCTCGGGGCGTCCGGACTCATCGCGCCCCACATCATTCCCGCGCTCGAAAAGGACTACGATCTGCGGCTGGCCGACATCAAGGACCACCCGGACGGCAAACCCGTCCTCACTGTGGACGTCCGCGAATACGGCCAGGTACGCGAGGCCATGGAGGGCGTGGACGCGGTCATGAACTTCACGGTCCTGCGCCACGACGACACGCTAAGCTTCCAGGTCAATACCATCGGGGCCTGGAACGTGATGAAGGCGGCCGCCGACGCCGGGATCAGGAAGGTGATCCACACCGGTCCGGCGCAGACGCTCCTCGCATACGTTCACGACACGGCCGTCCCGGTCGACGCGCCCGACGCGCCGTCCAGCGACTATTACTTCATCACCAAGCACATGAGCAACGAGATCGTCCGGAGCTTTGCCCGGCACCACGAGATCCACACGGTCTGCTACCTGTTCCAGGGCCTGGCGCCCCGGCCGACGGAGCACACCGGCAAAAACTCGACCCGGGGCTTCCTCATCATCCACGACGATCTCGCCGTGGCCTGTCGCCAGGGCCTCGAACTCCCCGCGGTGCCCGGTTTTTACCAGGCCTTCAACCTGCACAGTCACTACGGCCCGGGGCAATACAGTCTCGAGAAGGCCGAACGCATCCTGGGCTACGCCCCGCAGGAGGAATGGTGGAAGTGGCAGCGGAGGCCGGTGGGGTAG
- a CDS encoding Gfo/Idh/MocA family oxidoreductase, translated as MSTVYRVGIIGCGSISHLHMTGYLGEPRFEVVALSDPVAEARQDFGDRYGIENRYADAREMMDTEGLDVVSICTWHKLHAPLTIAACARRPSAILCEKPMAVNMGECDEMMIAARRNDVKLAIAHQRRFNPVWTDARNLVAEGAIGDVRHVHCSGSQGLLNDCSHMFDFMRYVMSDPAPEWVIGNIERKTDRYERDIRIEDRSAGIVGFDNGAVGQLLQELHPERRQGGYLYGTDGMMDVNEQRVLLINSKTGGWEERPSTGEDPSVGQAVELADWIEGKSEHRGEASNGRAAVEIIMGIYESARLHEVVQMPVRTHSSPIEEMIEAGDLPVERPGRYDIRAFLLRGESMQGERPDEPDDEE; from the coding sequence ATGTCCACGGTCTATCGCGTCGGCATAATCGGGTGCGGCAGTATCTCGCACCTCCACATGACAGGATACCTGGGGGAGCCGCGGTTCGAGGTCGTGGCGCTGTCGGACCCGGTGGCCGAGGCCAGGCAGGATTTCGGCGACCGCTACGGAATCGAAAATCGCTATGCCGACGCCCGCGAGATGATGGACACCGAAGGTCTCGACGTCGTCAGCATCTGCACCTGGCACAAGCTGCATGCGCCGCTGACCATCGCCGCGTGCGCGCGCCGGCCCAGCGCCATTCTCTGCGAGAAGCCCATGGCCGTCAACATGGGGGAATGCGATGAGATGATGATCGCGGCGCGCCGGAACGACGTCAAGCTTGCCATCGCCCACCAGCGCCGGTTCAACCCGGTCTGGACCGACGCCCGGAACCTGGTGGCGGAAGGCGCGATCGGCGATGTGCGGCACGTACACTGCAGCGGCAGCCAGGGCCTGCTCAACGACTGCTCCCACATGTTCGACTTCATGCGCTACGTCATGAGCGATCCCGCGCCCGAATGGGTGATCGGGAACATCGAACGAAAGACCGACCGGTACGAGCGCGACATCCGGATCGAGGACCGCAGCGCGGGCATCGTGGGCTTCGACAACGGGGCCGTGGGGCAGCTCCTGCAGGAGCTCCATCCGGAACGGAGGCAGGGCGGCTACCTCTACGGCACCGACGGCATGATGGACGTGAACGAACAGCGCGTGCTGCTCATCAATTCGAAAACCGGCGGCTGGGAAGAGCGCCCGTCGACCGGCGAGGACCCCAGCGTGGGCCAGGCCGTGGAGCTGGCGGACTGGATCGAGGGTAAATCCGAACACCGGGGCGAGGCGTCCAACGGCCGGGCCGCCGTGGAGATCATCATGGGCATCTACGAATCCGCCCGCCTCCACGAGGTCGTCCAGATGCCCGTACGCACCCACAGTTCGCCCATCGAGGAGATGATCGAGGCGGGAGACCTGCCCGTGGAGCGCCCCGGCCGCTACGATATCCGGGCCTTCCTGCTGCGCGGGGAGTCCATGCAGGGCGAGAGGCCGGACGAGCCAGATGACGAAGAATGA
- a CDS encoding lactonase family protein, translating into MSSNARTVRVFVGTYTQTTSKGIYVYDVDTDTGVMEYVSHVGGITNPSFLVLTPDARFLYAVGETGDPHGGVFAYAVDASGTLTPLNSQSSGGAGPCSIDVHRSGQAVLVANYGGGSVSSFPVNDDGSLGEAASVIQHTGSSVDQSRQQEPHAHMIRHDLDYNFVFSPDLGTDKVMIYALDPDTAVLTPHGEASVPPGSGPRHIEFHPNRRFAYVINEMGNTITTFAYDGSAGTLTALETVTTLPDDYGEVSHTADIHITDDGRYLYGSNRGHDSLAMYAVDAESGRLTLLGIVPTGGENPRNFGIDPTGSFVLCGNQSSDTVTYHRLDPDTGLLHLSGVVADIPMAVCLKMILVD; encoded by the coding sequence ATGTCCAGTAACGCCCGGACCGTACGCGTTTTCGTCGGCACCTACACACAGACCACCAGCAAGGGCATCTACGTATACGACGTCGATACCGACACCGGCGTCATGGAGTACGTCAGTCACGTGGGGGGGATCACGAACCCGTCGTTTCTGGTCCTGACACCGGACGCCCGCTTTCTCTACGCGGTGGGCGAGACGGGCGATCCCCACGGCGGTGTCTTCGCCTACGCCGTGGATGCGTCCGGCACGCTCACGCCCCTGAACAGCCAGTCGTCCGGCGGCGCCGGTCCCTGTTCCATCGACGTGCACCGGAGCGGCCAGGCCGTGCTCGTCGCCAACTACGGCGGCGGGTCCGTGTCCTCCTTTCCCGTGAACGACGACGGCTCCCTGGGCGAGGCGGCGTCGGTCATCCAGCACACCGGTTCGAGCGTCGACCAGAGCCGTCAGCAGGAACCCCACGCCCACATGATCCGCCACGACCTGGACTACAACTTCGTCTTTTCGCCGGACCTCGGGACCGACAAGGTGATGATCTACGCCCTTGATCCGGATACGGCGGTCTTGACGCCCCATGGCGAGGCCTCGGTGCCGCCCGGATCCGGGCCCCGGCACATCGAGTTCCATCCCAATCGCCGGTTCGCCTACGTGATCAACGAGATGGGGAACACGATCACGACCTTCGCCTACGACGGGTCGGCCGGCACGCTCACCGCATTGGAAACGGTGACGACGCTGCCCGACGACTACGGCGAGGTCAGCCACACGGCGGACATCCACATCACCGACGACGGCCGGTACCTCTACGGCTCCAACCGGGGGCACGACAGCCTCGCCATGTACGCCGTGGACGCGGAGTCGGGCCGCCTGACCCTCCTCGGCATCGTGCCCACGGGCGGCGAGAACCCGCGCAATTTCGGGATCGATCCGACCGGGAGCTTCGTCCTCTGCGGCAACCAGAGTTCGGATACGGTCACCTATCACCGTCTCGACCCGGATACGGGTCTTCTCCATCTCTCGGGCGTCGTGGCTGATATCCCCATGGCGGTGTGCCTGAAGATGATCCTGGTGGACTGA
- a CDS encoding amidohydrolase family protein: MRIIDPHTHVWVNDPVFPWPAENDAPPAEDRTVEMLLALMDRHGVEKTVLVQYIGYRWDNAYVSHVLRTYPDKFAGVCRVNPEDPAAPDHLSRWVEEHGFQGVRLSPSEGPAGDWFRGPLMPPIFQRAEELRVPLLMLTRPGRLPDLAGLLDRFPGLDVVVDHMADAHPDRPDEMQAVLDLARYPRVYVKISHTWSISNQGYPWPDTHAMVKAVYQAFGGRRIMWGTDWPVCLANAEYGQTLSVVRDEMTFIAPEDMPRVLGGTALDLWTFDDPKA, translated from the coding sequence ATGCGCATCATCGACCCCCATACCCACGTCTGGGTCAACGACCCCGTCTTTCCCTGGCCCGCGGAAAACGACGCCCCGCCCGCCGAGGACCGGACGGTCGAAATGCTCCTGGCCCTGATGGACCGGCACGGCGTGGAAAAAACCGTCCTGGTACAGTACATCGGCTACCGTTGGGACAATGCGTACGTATCCCACGTTCTGCGCACGTACCCGGACAAGTTTGCCGGGGTCTGCCGCGTCAACCCCGAAGACCCCGCCGCGCCGGACCACCTCAGCCGTTGGGTGGAGGAGCACGGTTTCCAGGGCGTGCGGCTGAGCCCCTCCGAAGGGCCGGCGGGCGACTGGTTCCGCGGTCCCCTCATGCCGCCAATCTTCCAACGCGCCGAGGAGCTCAGGGTCCCCCTGCTCATGCTCACGCGGCCGGGCCGCCTGCCCGACCTGGCCGGCCTGCTGGACCGGTTTCCCGGCCTCGACGTCGTCGTGGATCACATGGCTGACGCGCATCCAGACCGGCCGGACGAAATGCAGGCCGTCCTCGACCTGGCCCGGTACCCCCGGGTCTACGTGAAGATCAGCCATACCTGGTCCATTTCGAATCAGGGCTATCCCTGGCCCGATACCCACGCCATGGTCAAGGCCGTGTACCAGGCCTTCGGAGGGCGCCGCATCATGTGGGGCACCGACTGGCCCGTCTGCCTGGCGAACGCCGAGTACGGCCAGACCCTGTCGGTCGTCCGCGACGAAATGACGTTCATCGCGCCGGAAGACATGCCCCGCGTGCTGGGCGGCACGGCCCTGGACCTGTGGACTTTCGACGACCCCAAGGCCTGA
- a CDS encoding peptidyl-alpha-hydroxyglycine alpha-amidating lyase family protein yields MSFGDGAYTYEVQENWWTLPEGWSFGWITGVACDSRDNVYVYSRSEHPLVVFDRDGRFVKTIGDGILKNAHGIYIDGEDNIFLVDWLDHCVRKFDRDGNQVLVIGTPGVPSANDGGPFRKPTEAVVAPNGDIYVSDGYDNARVHRYDAEGNHIHSWGGWGDGPSQFALSHCVRIDRYDRLWVCDRENQRIQLFDLEGDFIEERHVPGKPDTVYFDPVEDIAYVAELEQQVGIYTLDGELVSSWGGGRRSARPGEFAGCPHGIWMDSRGDLYVGEVQADARLQKFVRTR; encoded by the coding sequence ATGAGCTTCGGTGACGGAGCCTACACGTACGAGGTGCAGGAAAACTGGTGGACCCTGCCCGAGGGATGGTCCTTCGGCTGGATCACCGGCGTGGCGTGCGATTCCCGGGACAACGTGTACGTCTATTCCCGCAGCGAGCATCCCCTGGTCGTATTTGACCGGGACGGCCGGTTCGTCAAGACCATTGGTGACGGCATCCTGAAGAACGCCCACGGCATCTACATCGACGGCGAGGACAACATATTTCTGGTCGACTGGCTGGACCACTGCGTCCGAAAGTTCGACCGGGACGGCAACCAGGTGCTGGTAATCGGCACGCCCGGCGTTCCGAGCGCAAACGACGGCGGTCCATTCCGCAAGCCGACGGAAGCGGTTGTCGCGCCTAACGGCGATATCTACGTGTCCGACGGCTACGACAACGCCCGGGTGCACCGTTACGACGCCGAGGGGAATCACATCCACTCCTGGGGCGGCTGGGGGGACGGCCCTTCCCAGTTCGCGCTGAGCCACTGCGTCCGCATCGACCGCTATGACCGGCTCTGGGTGTGCGACCGCGAAAACCAGCGTATCCAGCTTTTCGACCTTGAAGGCGATTTCATCGAGGAACGCCACGTTCCTGGCAAGCCCGATACGGTCTACTTCGATCCGGTGGAAGACATCGCTTACGTGGCCGAACTGGAACAACAGGTGGGTATCTACACCCTGGACGGGGAGCTGGTCAGCAGCTGGGGCGGCGGACGGCGGAGCGCCCGGCCCGGCGAGTTCGCCGGCTGCCCTCACGGCATCTGGATGGACTCCCGAGGCGATCTCTACGTCGGCGAAGTGCAGGCCGATGCCAGGTTGCAGAAGTTCGTGCGGACGCGCTGA
- a CDS encoding aldo/keto reductase, with translation MTKNDRAEIGRTGLMISRLGLGGAPLAGLYQGVTDEQAGRVVNTYLDHGLGFFDTAPLYGSGVSETRLGAVLSDRVRNAFVLATKVGRLLVPDPARDQDVWSDDLPPVGPVFDYSYDGTLRSLEESLDRLGLDRVDILHIHDPDNHYEEAMKGSYRALVRMRDEGVVRAVGVGMNQAKMLVRFAREGDFDCFLCAGRYTLVDHTALKRLLPLCEERNISLIIGGPYNSGILAQGAVEGAKFDYRKAPPGIMEKVRRVEAVCNRHGTPLKAAALQFPLAHPAVAAVIPGARSPEEVDENVKMFEVEIPADFWTELREEGLIPDAAPTPA, from the coding sequence ATGACGAAGAATGACCGGGCGGAGATCGGCCGCACGGGCCTGATGATCAGCCGCCTGGGCCTCGGCGGCGCACCTCTGGCCGGGTTGTACCAGGGTGTTACCGACGAGCAGGCCGGCCGGGTCGTAAATACCTACCTGGACCACGGCCTGGGATTCTTCGACACGGCCCCGCTGTACGGCAGCGGCGTGAGCGAGACCCGCCTGGGTGCGGTGCTGTCGGATCGCGTTCGCAACGCCTTCGTGCTCGCCACCAAGGTGGGCCGCCTCCTCGTGCCCGACCCGGCACGCGACCAGGACGTGTGGTCCGACGACCTCCCGCCCGTCGGCCCGGTCTTCGACTACAGCTACGACGGAACCCTGCGCTCCCTGGAGGAAAGCCTCGATCGCCTGGGTCTGGACCGCGTGGACATCCTGCATATCCACGATCCGGACAACCACTACGAGGAAGCGATGAAGGGCAGCTACCGGGCGCTCGTCAGGATGCGCGATGAAGGCGTTGTCCGGGCCGTCGGCGTCGGCATGAACCAGGCGAAAATGCTGGTCCGTTTCGCCCGGGAAGGCGACTTCGACTGCTTCCTCTGTGCGGGCAGGTACACCCTGGTGGATCACACGGCGCTCAAACGGCTGCTGCCTCTGTGCGAAGAACGGAACATCAGTCTCATAATCGGCGGACCCTACAACAGCGGGATCCTCGCCCAGGGCGCCGTGGAAGGGGCGAAATTCGACTACCGGAAGGCGCCGCCCGGGATCATGGAGAAGGTGCGCCGCGTCGAAGCGGTATGCAATCGCCACGGCACGCCCCTGAAGGCCGCCGCGCTACAGTTCCCCCTGGCGCATCCGGCGGTGGCCGCCGTCATTCCAGGCGCGCGGTCGCCGGAGGAAGTGGACGAAAACGTGAAGATGTTCGAGGTCGAGATCCCCGCCGATTTCTGGACCGAATTGCGCGAGGAAGGATTGATTCCCGACGCGGCGCCGACGCCGGCATGA